A part of Deltaproteobacteria bacterium genomic DNA contains:
- a CDS encoding ATP-binding protein, giving the protein MLIDLDAKRASGISSTNDEHEAALAVGRRCYDYLIEFGFPVDSLVSADSGNGAHIDVRVELPNDDEATRLVKKCLETLALKFDNDMVKVDRGVYDANRPLKLYGTLAAKGDSPPDRPHRIARLLIVPESVTPTPREVLEKLAALAPEAPKHQPRGDNKNQPSFNLDDFIARHEIAIKSTKQWNDWQLHILEACPFNSEHNHGEVNIGQHSDGALSFKCKHDSCADKKWKDYRDIFEPNRASERGGDARPNQGDKLIEIALQGGAELFHTSTDEAHISFPMNGHRENWPVRSRATRSWLIQIFYQQTGKAPSNEATQTALNLLEAKARFDGETHDVHLRTAWCGASLYYDLCDEKWRAVEIFANGWRIVDKPPVRFIRHRHMRAQADPESGGNLDDLFKFINVKDGTDRKLLRAWIGAGLNPNIPRPALVLHGDQGAGKSTIAKRLRELIDPSGMSMLRGKDESEIVQGLSHHYCAIFDNLTTVGDWFSDLLCRAVTGEGFTKRQLYTDGEDILFAYQRLVILTGIGLSVTKPDLLDRSLIVAVERIPDDIRRRERELDVEFQQAKPALFGALLDNLAGAIRVYDNMKFTALPRMADFAAWAMAAELGAGRDPAAFRDTYTINVSRQNEEAIEASVVATTLFAAIDDGAEWKGSASELFAVLKAKAEELKVPAKSFPGSASALGRQLREIKPNLVAGEWTIEFAKTGKRLITITRKTPEYAVNAVLPSETASSLDSKDSMDSNNGSFQSFSACDPWNEAPAEEE; this is encoded by the coding sequence ATGCTAATAGACTTAGACGCCAAGCGTGCATCGGGCATCAGCTCGACGAACGACGAGCACGAAGCGGCGTTGGCGGTAGGGCGCCGTTGCTATGATTACTTAATAGAGTTTGGCTTTCCCGTCGATTCGCTCGTGTCCGCCGACAGCGGCAACGGCGCGCATATCGACGTTCGCGTCGAACTGCCGAACGATGACGAGGCAACGCGGTTGGTAAAAAAATGCCTTGAAACACTCGCGCTAAAATTCGACAATGACATGGTTAAGGTTGATCGCGGCGTGTACGACGCGAACCGGCCCTTAAAACTCTACGGCACCTTGGCGGCAAAAGGCGATTCACCCCCCGACCGCCCGCATCGCATCGCGCGGCTTCTCATCGTCCCTGAAAGCGTCACCCCCACGCCTCGTGAAGTGCTTGAGAAACTGGCCGCGCTTGCGCCCGAAGCGCCAAAACATCAGCCGAGAGGCGACAATAAGAATCAACCTTCTTTTAACCTCGACGATTTCATCGCTCGCCACGAGATTGCCATTAAGTCCACAAAGCAATGGAACGATTGGCAGTTGCACATCCTGGAGGCCTGCCCATTCAATTCCGAGCACAACCACGGCGAGGTAAATATTGGCCAGCACTCAGACGGGGCGTTGAGTTTCAAGTGTAAACACGACAGTTGCGCCGATAAGAAGTGGAAAGATTACCGCGACATTTTCGAGCCCAACCGGGCAAGTGAACGCGGGGGCGACGCGAGGCCCAACCAGGGGGACAAGCTCATCGAGATCGCCCTTCAGGGCGGCGCGGAACTATTCCACACTTCGACCGACGAAGCCCATATTTCTTTTCCAATGAATGGCCATCGTGAAAACTGGCCAGTCCGTTCACGGGCGACGCGGAGTTGGTTGATTCAAATTTTCTACCAACAAACCGGCAAAGCGCCGAGCAACGAAGCAACTCAAACCGCTTTAAATCTGCTCGAAGCGAAAGCCCGGTTCGACGGCGAGACGCATGACGTACATCTGCGAACCGCGTGGTGCGGGGCTTCGTTATACTACGATCTGTGCGACGAAAAATGGCGCGCTGTAGAAATTTTCGCAAACGGCTGGCGAATTGTCGATAAGCCGCCAGTGCGATTTATTCGGCACCGGCACATGAGGGCTCAGGCCGATCCCGAAAGCGGCGGTAATCTTGACGACCTGTTCAAGTTTATCAATGTGAAAGACGGCACGGATCGCAAACTTTTGCGCGCGTGGATCGGCGCCGGACTAAATCCTAATATCCCGCGTCCCGCCTTGGTGCTGCACGGCGATCAAGGCGCCGGTAAATCGACGATTGCAAAACGGCTGCGAGAGTTGATCGATCCATCCGGCATGTCGATGCTGCGCGGTAAAGATGAAAGCGAAATCGTGCAGGGGCTTTCCCATCATTATTGCGCGATCTTCGACAACCTAACAACAGTCGGCGATTGGTTTAGCGATCTGCTTTGCCGGGCCGTCACTGGGGAAGGCTTTACCAAGCGCCAGCTCTATACCGATGGCGAAGATATTTTATTCGCGTACCAGCGCCTAGTTATCCTCACGGGAATCGGCCTTTCTGTAACCAAGCCGGACTTGCTAGATCGCTCGCTGATCGTTGCCGTCGAACGAATCCCCGACGACATACGGCGGCGCGAGCGCGAGTTGGACGTTGAATTTCAACAAGCCAAGCCGGCGCTGTTCGGCGCGCTTCTCGATAATCTGGCCGGCGCGATCAGAGTCTACGACAACATGAAGTTTACCGCGCTGCCGAGAATGGCGGATTTTGCCGCCTGGGCGATGGCCGCTGAGTTAGGCGCAGGGCGCGATCCCGCCGCATTTCGAGATACCTACACGATCAACGTCTCGCGTCAGAACGAAGAAGCCATCGAAGCGTCGGTTGTTGCAACAACCTTATTTGCCGCAATCGACGATGGCGCGGAATGGAAAGGATCGGCGAGCGAGCTTTTCGCCGTGCTCAAAGCAAAGGCCGAGGAGCTGAAAGTCCCAGCAAAATCCTTTCCCGGCTCGGCGTCGGCCTTGGGACGCCAGCTGCGCGAGATTAAACCCAACCTTGTAGCCGGGGAGTGGACTATCGAATTCGCGAAAACAGGAAAACGGCTAATTACCATCACCAGAAAAACGCCGGAATATGCCGTCAATGCCGTCTTGCCGTCCGAAACAGCGTCGAGTTTGGACAGTAAAGACAGCATGGACAGTAATAACGGCAGTTTTCAAAGTTTTTCTGCCTGCGATCCATGGAATGAAGCACCCGCCGAGGAGGAATGA
- a CDS encoding DNA-binding protein, translating to MQNTHDAPPCDRRVNLLRADEVAEILKMQPGTVYTLARRGALPFVRIGRTIRFDADEVRRLLKGLPPAAAIEQAGAKVSR from the coding sequence ATGCAAAACACCCACGACGCCCCGCCCTGCGATCGGCGTGTGAATCTACTTCGCGCCGATGAAGTCGCCGAAATTTTAAAGATGCAACCCGGCACCGTTTACACCCTGGCACGACGCGGCGCCTTGCCGTTCGTCCGAATAGGGCGGACGATTCGATTCGACGCCGACGAAGTGCGGCGCTTGTTAAAGGGCTTGCCGCCTGCTGCCGCGATTGAGCAAGCCGGAGCGAAGGTGTCGCGATGA
- a CDS encoding helix-turn-helix domain-containing protein — protein MTGQELRRARRRLQLTQRELGAQLELHKNTIARMERDELPVVKTTELAVRFLLVKAGGKS, from the coding sequence ATGACGGGTCAAGAACTAAGGCGGGCAAGGCGACGATTGCAATTGACGCAGCGCGAACTCGGGGCGCAGTTGGAACTGCATAAAAACACGATTGCGCGCATGGAGCGGGACGAACTCCCGGTGGTCAAGACAACCGAACTTGCCGTTAGATTCCTGCTCGTTAAGGCAGGAGGAAAATCATGA
- a CDS encoding DNA-binding protein — protein MPFSRTLSLRCSNRPSSKRSRYRVDLPEILTRLVKLEDAFLVGLQDVRSIRGEIQKRGEQSATLEPLLEAEKVAEILGVDVGYIYSQARANKIPSVKLGKYRKFSPAQLKKWLDRKNGS, from the coding sequence CTGCCCTTCTCGCGGACGCTTTCGCTGCGATGCTCAAACCGACCATCGAGCAAGCGGTCGAGGTATAGAGTGGACCTTCCAGAAATTCTTACCCGCCTGGTAAAGCTGGAAGATGCCTTTCTTGTTGGGCTTCAGGACGTGCGCTCTATCCGTGGCGAAATTCAAAAGCGCGGCGAGCAAAGCGCCACGCTTGAACCGTTGCTTGAGGCGGAAAAGGTCGCGGAAATTCTCGGCGTCGATGTTGGCTACATTTACAGTCAAGCGAGAGCAAACAAGATTCCATCCGTAAAGCTCGGCAAGTATCGCAAGTTTTCCCCCGCGCAGCTAAAAAAGTGGCTCGATCGCAAGAATGGTTCTTGA